One window from the genome of Actinoplanes teichomyceticus ATCC 31121 encodes:
- a CDS encoding sigma-70 family RNA polymerase sigma factor, with protein MANQPDTATVVAARAGDPAAVDRLVAGYLPLVYTIVGRALEGHADVDDVVQETMIRVLRNLGELREPEAFRSWLVAITVRQVRDRFRTRQVAPDALLDEDLRDPGADFTDLAITRLELSGQRRETAEATRWLDEENRELLSLWWLEASGELTRDEIVAGTGLSRQHAAVRIQRMKGQLETARVVVRALHRHPLCPELEVLIAGWDRRPNALWRKRIARHTRDCRYCAPAWQDLVAAERLLAGLALIVPPSSVTAGLGAGLSGTTAGGKAVLGKLAAKAGASMAQKVLVSAVAVSVVGGGGAVYALTSQSDPAPRPAPQAVVAPSPVTVTTAPTAASPSASPTSKSPAPRRTTSAPPKPAVPARAASAKKGVGVWKFAGSKAALKDVGAGWYYDWAERNDEIPGPAGVEFVPMIWGRANVTSAALERADAEGDVLLGFNEPDMSGQANMSVEEALAAWPRLEATGMRLVSPAVAYGGDTAGGWLDRFMSGARAKGLRVDAIALHWYGSDFSAAAADQFLGYVDAVHKRYGKPIWVTEFGLMNFSGSPKYPSDQQKVTFIKAATAGLEKRSFVERYAWFGLPAVGDSVDFGLYRDGDTPTKAGEAYRAAG; from the coding sequence ATGGCGAACCAACCCGACACCGCCACGGTGGTGGCCGCGCGTGCCGGTGACCCGGCCGCGGTGGACCGGCTCGTGGCCGGATACCTCCCGCTCGTCTACACCATCGTGGGCCGGGCCCTGGAGGGCCACGCGGACGTCGACGACGTGGTCCAGGAGACCATGATCCGCGTCCTGCGCAACCTCGGTGAGCTGCGCGAGCCGGAGGCGTTCCGGTCCTGGCTGGTCGCCATCACGGTGCGCCAGGTGCGGGACCGGTTCCGCACCCGGCAGGTCGCGCCGGACGCCCTGCTCGACGAGGACCTGCGCGACCCGGGCGCGGACTTCACCGACCTGGCGATCACCCGGCTGGAGCTGTCCGGGCAGCGCCGGGAGACCGCCGAGGCGACCCGCTGGCTCGACGAGGAGAACCGCGAGCTGCTCTCGCTCTGGTGGCTGGAGGCCTCCGGCGAGCTGACCCGCGACGAGATCGTGGCCGGCACCGGGCTCAGCCGCCAGCACGCCGCGGTCCGCATCCAGCGGATGAAGGGCCAGCTGGAGACGGCCCGGGTGGTGGTCCGGGCGCTGCACCGGCACCCGCTCTGCCCGGAGCTGGAGGTGCTGATCGCGGGGTGGGACCGCCGGCCGAACGCGCTGTGGCGCAAGCGGATCGCCCGGCACACCCGTGACTGCCGGTACTGCGCGCCGGCCTGGCAGGACCTGGTCGCGGCGGAGCGGCTGCTGGCCGGCCTGGCCCTGATCGTCCCCCCGTCGTCGGTCACCGCCGGACTCGGCGCCGGCCTCTCCGGAACGACGGCGGGCGGCAAAGCCGTCCTGGGCAAGCTCGCCGCCAAGGCCGGGGCGAGCATGGCGCAGAAGGTGCTGGTCTCCGCGGTTGCGGTGAGCGTGGTCGGCGGGGGCGGGGCGGTCTACGCCCTGACCTCGCAGAGCGACCCGGCCCCCCGCCCCGCCCCGCAGGCCGTGGTCGCGCCGTCGCCGGTCACCGTCACCACCGCGCCGACGGCGGCCTCGCCGTCGGCGTCGCCGACCAGCAAGTCCCCGGCGCCGCGCCGGACCACCTCGGCCCCGCCGAAACCGGCCGTGCCGGCCAGGGCCGCGTCGGCCAAGAAGGGCGTCGGGGTGTGGAAGTTCGCCGGCTCCAAGGCGGCCCTCAAGGACGTCGGCGCGGGCTGGTACTACGACTGGGCCGAGCGCAACGACGAGATCCCCGGCCCGGCCGGCGTCGAGTTCGTCCCGATGATCTGGGGGAGGGCGAACGTCACCAGCGCCGCCCTCGAACGGGCCGACGCCGAGGGCGACGTGCTGCTCGGCTTCAACGAGCCGGACATGTCCGGGCAGGCGAACATGAGCGTCGAGGAGGCCCTGGCCGCCTGGCCCCGGCTGGAGGCTACCGGGATGCGCCTGGTCAGCCCGGCCGTCGCCTACGGCGGGGACACCGCGGGTGGCTGGCTCGACCGTTTCATGAGCGGGGCGCGGGCGAAGGGCCTGCGGGTCGACGCGATCGCGCTGCACTGGTACGGCTCGGACTTCAGCGCCGCCGCAGCCGATCAGTTCCTCGGCTACGTCGACGCGGTGCACAAGCGGTACGGCAAGCCGATCTGGGTCACCGAGTTCGGGCTGATGAACTTCTCCGGCTCCCCGAAATACCCCAGCGATCAGCAGAAGGTGACGTTCATCAAGGCCGCCACCGCCGGGCTGGAGAAGCGCTCCTTCGTCGAGCGTTACGCCTGGTTCGGGCTGCCCGCCGTCGGCGACAGCGTCGACTTCGGCCTCTATCGGGACGGGGACACCCCGACCAAGGCGGGTGAGGCGTACCGCGCGGCGGGCTAG
- a CDS encoding ATP-binding protein — MRMSVRLNLPREVDSVPAVRRLLRCALTTLRVDDQAGADLEIALTEACANVVKHAAGAEGFEVRLDVGEDHCSIDVVDQGSGFDLDAGPTPTTTSERGRGLFLIRALAENVHMQSSPRTGSLIHFEKSFA, encoded by the coding sequence ATGCGCATGTCGGTTCGGCTCAATCTCCCCCGCGAGGTGGACAGCGTCCCCGCCGTGCGCCGGCTGCTGCGGTGCGCGTTGACCACGCTGCGGGTGGACGACCAGGCCGGCGCCGACCTGGAGATCGCGCTCACCGAGGCGTGCGCCAACGTGGTCAAGCACGCGGCGGGCGCGGAGGGTTTCGAGGTACGCCTGGACGTCGGCGAGGACCACTGCTCGATCGACGTGGTCGACCAGGGCAGCGGTTTCGACCTCGACGCCGGGCCGACGCCGACCACGACCAGCGAGCGCGGGCGCGGCCTGTTCCTGATCCGGGCGCTGGCGGAGAACGTGCACATGCAGTCGAGCCCGCGCACCGGGTCACTGATCCATTTCGAGAAGTCATTCGCCTGA
- a CDS encoding PP2C family protein-serine/threonine phosphatase codes for MSDHPVSVGTLLRAAAPDRLPEVVADHLRRHLAADRVEVLLTDLMVRSLTPLLGPPETDTEPGALRCLGSQQPGTEIDAAGRARLHLPLSCWGERLGVLRVELPERPGPEQAEQLRTVADELAVALRAADRMTDRYRTAQCRQRPTMAAELQWDLLPGRSLGDDRFLLAGQLEPAYDVRGDHFDWALAGDRLTVTVLNGAGEGLEAALITATAVNAMRNARRCGADIVEQAELASDALHSRYGGSVHAATLLLEIDLVGGWVDAVDAGSPHCLVGRSNEISQVRLEQQLPLGMFGETRYEIERFRLEPGDRLLVVSDGVHAAAPGGSPPFGESALLTALRGTRLQPATEAVGTVMRGLREFHAGAEPEDDAVTVCLDWRR; via the coding sequence GTGTCCGACCATCCGGTTTCCGTCGGCACGCTGCTGCGTGCCGCGGCGCCCGACCGCCTGCCCGAGGTGGTCGCCGACCATCTCCGCCGGCACCTGGCGGCCGACCGGGTCGAGGTGCTGCTCACCGATCTCATGGTGCGCAGCCTCACGCCGCTGCTGGGCCCGCCGGAAACCGACACCGAGCCGGGCGCGCTGCGCTGCCTGGGCAGCCAGCAGCCGGGCACCGAGATCGACGCGGCCGGGCGGGCCCGGCTGCACCTGCCGCTGTCCTGCTGGGGCGAGCGGCTCGGGGTGCTGCGGGTCGAGCTGCCCGAGCGGCCCGGCCCGGAGCAGGCCGAACAGCTGCGCACCGTCGCCGACGAGCTGGCGGTGGCGCTGCGCGCGGCCGACCGGATGACCGACCGGTACCGCACGGCGCAGTGCCGGCAGCGGCCCACCATGGCGGCCGAGCTGCAGTGGGACCTGCTTCCCGGGCGCTCCCTCGGCGACGATCGCTTCCTGCTGGCCGGGCAACTGGAGCCGGCCTACGACGTGCGCGGCGACCACTTCGACTGGGCGCTCGCCGGCGACCGGCTGACCGTCACCGTGCTCAACGGCGCCGGCGAGGGCCTGGAGGCGGCGCTGATCACCGCGACCGCGGTGAACGCGATGCGCAACGCCCGCCGCTGCGGCGCGGACATCGTCGAGCAGGCCGAGCTGGCCTCCGACGCGCTGCACTCCCGGTACGGCGGGAGCGTCCACGCCGCCACCCTGCTGCTCGAGATCGACCTGGTCGGCGGCTGGGTGGACGCGGTGGACGCGGGCTCGCCGCACTGCCTGGTCGGCCGGAGCAACGAGATCAGCCAGGTCCGGCTGGAGCAGCAGCTGCCGCTGGGCATGTTCGGCGAGACGCGCTACGAGATCGAGCGCTTCCGGCTGGAACCCGGCGACCGGCTGCTCGTGGTCAGCGACGGCGTGCACGCGGCCGCGCCCGGCGGCAGCCCCCCGTTCGGCGAATCCGCCCTGCTCACCGCATTACGCGGGACTAGGCTGCAGCCGGCCACCGAAGCGGTCGGTACGGTGATGCGGGGCCTGCGGGAGTTCCACGCCGGCGCCGAGCCGGAGGACGATGCGGTCACGGTGTGCCTGGATTGGCGCCGTTGA
- a CDS encoding MarR family transcriptional regulator, whose protein sequence is MEHAADVAAAIESSVESLAAVLERARQGQTPLIPPAQLRVLTIVAENRQTNMSRLAEALDVVPSSASRLCDRLEATGLLRRVADPRDRREVRLLLTAAARRLLADLRDRRREVLTEVLERMPVTARQDLVRALRAFEVAATDARADGDLRSA, encoded by the coding sequence ATGGAGCACGCCGCCGATGTCGCCGCGGCGATCGAGTCGTCGGTGGAGTCGCTCGCCGCTGTGCTGGAACGAGCGCGCCAGGGGCAGACTCCGCTGATCCCGCCGGCCCAGCTGCGCGTGCTGACCATCGTCGCGGAGAACCGGCAGACCAACATGAGCCGTCTCGCCGAGGCGCTGGACGTGGTGCCGTCCTCGGCCAGCCGGCTCTGCGACCGGCTGGAGGCCACCGGCCTGCTGCGCCGGGTCGCCGACCCGCGGGACCGCCGCGAGGTGCGCCTGCTGCTCACCGCCGCTGCCCGCCGGCTGCTGGCCGATCTGCGCGACCGCCGCCGGGAGGTGCTCACCGAGGTGCTCGAACGGATGCCGGTGACCGCCCGGCAGGATCTGGTCCGCGCGCTGCGGGCGTTCGAGGTGGCGGCCACCGACGCCCGGGCGGACGGCGATCTGCGCAGCGCCTAG
- a CDS encoding TetR/AcrR family transcriptional regulator, with the protein MSRTLRADAERSMRSILEAAERVLSVQPNASLEQIAEAAGVARTTVHRRFANRQALVDALALAAAAQLRDAVDAARPDTAPPLVALHQATANVLRTKRHWRFALELADTPGSAAFAHQRALAQRCVDLLGRARDQGLLRPDADLEWTRRVLYALIGESTHGHTFSDAQESQPDPDTLAGRIIDTLIHGAGPRR; encoded by the coding sequence ATGTCCAGGACTTTGCGCGCAGATGCCGAGCGGAGCATGCGCTCGATCCTGGAGGCGGCCGAGCGGGTGCTCAGCGTCCAGCCGAACGCCTCACTGGAGCAGATCGCGGAGGCTGCCGGGGTGGCCCGGACGACGGTCCACCGGCGCTTCGCCAACCGACAGGCCTTGGTGGACGCCCTCGCCCTGGCTGCCGCCGCCCAGCTTCGTGACGCCGTCGACGCCGCCCGCCCGGACACGGCTCCCCCGCTGGTCGCCCTGCACCAAGCCACCGCGAACGTGTTGCGGACCAAACGCCACTGGCGTTTCGCCCTGGAGCTGGCCGACACCCCTGGCTCCGCGGCATTCGCCCACCAGCGGGCTCTGGCCCAGCGCTGCGTCGATCTGCTCGGGCGGGCCCGTGACCAGGGCCTGCTCCGCCCGGATGCCGACCTGGAGTGGACACGCCGGGTGCTCTACGCGCTGATCGGCGAATCGACCCACGGCCACACATTCAGCGACGCGCAGGAGTCACAACCAGATCCCGACACGCTCGCCGGCCGGATCATCGACACGCTCATACACGGCGCCGGACCGCGTCGTTAG
- a CDS encoding SDR family NAD(P)-dependent oxidoreductase — MASRTALVTGASTGLGAEFARQLAARGHDLVLVARSAGRLQSLAAELRATDGVRVDVVVQDLSEPGAAASVVEAVTALNRPVDLLVNNAGFGTAGRFEEIPEGRDEEQLMVNLVALVGLTRALTPGMLARGHGAIINVASTGAFQPSPFFATYCAGKTFVLNFSLALRSEYRGRGVKVLALCPGPTRTAFFDVVGERAAVGRFMTAEPVVRAALRGLDRDHAYVVPGLGNKVTAHLLPRRSRRMVTAIAKLVTRSVADAPAPPQPGR, encoded by the coding sequence ATGGCATCCCGTACCGCCCTTGTGACCGGCGCCTCAACCGGGCTCGGCGCCGAGTTCGCCCGCCAGCTGGCCGCCCGCGGCCACGACCTCGTCCTGGTCGCCCGCTCGGCCGGCCGCCTGCAGAGCCTCGCCGCCGAGCTGCGAGCCACCGACGGTGTCCGCGTCGACGTCGTGGTCCAGGACCTCAGCGAGCCCGGCGCCGCCGCATCCGTCGTTGAGGCGGTCACCGCCCTCAACCGGCCGGTCGACCTGCTCGTCAACAACGCCGGTTTCGGCACCGCCGGCCGGTTCGAAGAGATCCCCGAGGGCCGCGACGAGGAACAACTCATGGTCAACCTGGTGGCACTGGTCGGCCTCACCCGGGCACTGACCCCCGGGATGCTGGCCCGGGGTCACGGCGCCATCATCAACGTCGCCTCCACGGGCGCGTTCCAGCCCTCGCCGTTCTTCGCCACCTACTGCGCGGGCAAGACGTTCGTGCTCAACTTCAGCCTGGCACTGCGCTCGGAATACCGCGGACGCGGAGTGAAGGTGCTGGCGTTGTGCCCCGGCCCGACCCGGACCGCATTCTTCGACGTGGTGGGCGAGCGAGCCGCGGTGGGCCGGTTCATGACGGCGGAGCCGGTGGTGCGGGCCGCGCTGCGCGGGCTCGACCGCGACCACGCCTACGTCGTGCCGGGCCTCGGCAACAAGGTGACGGCGCACCTGCTGCCACGCCGCTCACGCCGGATGGTCACCGCCATCGCGAAGCTGGTGACCCGCTCGGTGGCCGACGCGCCCGCGCCACCACAGCCCGGGCGTTGA
- a CDS encoding LLM class flavin-dependent oxidoreductase → MRFGIVILPDQRWAESSRRWRLAEEYGFDHAWTYDHLGWRDLVDGPWFDAVPTLTAAATVTQRIRLGTYVASPNFRHPVHFAREATALDDISGGRLLLGLGAGGIGFDAAVLGGAELSPRARVDRFAEFLELFDTILRSPATTWSGSYFAAVDARSTPGPVQQPRPPFVVAANGPRALRLAARYGDGWVTTGPQAETAAEWWRAVAAVRDRFEDTLAAAGRAPESVARYLNLDSSPVFSLSSLDAFQEATGRARELGFTDVITHWPRQSSWYAGEEKILEAVAAELPRLRATI, encoded by the coding sequence ATGCGTTTCGGCATCGTGATCCTTCCCGACCAGCGCTGGGCCGAGTCGAGCCGGCGGTGGCGCCTGGCCGAGGAGTACGGCTTCGACCACGCCTGGACCTACGACCACCTGGGCTGGCGCGATCTGGTCGACGGCCCGTGGTTCGACGCGGTGCCGACGCTGACCGCGGCCGCGACGGTCACCCAACGGATCCGGCTCGGGACGTACGTCGCCTCGCCGAACTTCCGGCATCCGGTGCACTTCGCCCGGGAGGCGACCGCCCTGGACGACATCTCCGGCGGCCGTCTGCTGCTCGGGCTGGGCGCCGGCGGGATCGGCTTCGACGCGGCCGTGCTCGGTGGCGCCGAGCTGAGCCCGCGTGCCCGGGTGGACCGGTTCGCCGAGTTCCTCGAGTTGTTCGACACGATCCTGCGGTCGCCGGCCACCACCTGGTCCGGGTCGTACTTCGCGGCGGTGGACGCGCGCAGCACGCCGGGGCCGGTGCAGCAGCCCCGGCCGCCGTTCGTGGTCGCCGCCAACGGGCCCCGCGCGCTGCGGCTGGCCGCGCGGTACGGCGACGGCTGGGTCACCACCGGCCCGCAGGCGGAGACCGCGGCGGAATGGTGGCGGGCGGTGGCCGCTGTCCGGGACCGTTTCGAGGACACCCTGGCCGCGGCCGGACGCGCCCCGGAATCGGTCGCCCGATACCTCAATCTGGACTCGTCACCGGTCTTCTCGTTGAGCAGTTTGGACGCGTTCCAGGAAGCCACCGGCCGGGCCAGGGAGCTGGGTTTCACCGACGTGATCACGCACTGGCCGCGGCAGTCCAGTTGGTATGCGGGCGAGGAGAAGATCCTGGAGGCGGTGGCCGCTGAGCTGCCCCGACTGCGCGCGACTATTTGA
- a CDS encoding histone-like nucleoid-structuring protein Lsr2 codes for MARQVITTLIDDLDGKKADRTVEFSLDGISYTIDLSEANAGKLRKALDPYITAGTRLGRTPAGGRAPARGAAPARTAGSRDENRLIREWAIRNGHKISERGRIPQEVSNAYRAAHGR; via the coding sequence ATGGCGCGGCAGGTAATCACCACCCTGATCGACGATCTGGACGGCAAGAAGGCGGATCGCACCGTCGAGTTCAGCCTCGACGGCATCAGCTACACGATCGACCTTTCCGAGGCCAATGCCGGAAAGCTGCGCAAGGCGCTGGACCCGTACATCACCGCGGGAACGCGTCTGGGCCGCACCCCGGCCGGCGGGCGGGCCCCGGCCCGGGGCGCCGCGCCGGCGCGGACCGCGGGCTCGCGCGACGAGAACCGGCTGATCCGCGAGTGGGCTATCCGCAACGGGCACAAAATCTCCGAGCGCGGCCGCATTCCGCAGGAGGTCAGCAACGCCTATCGGGCGGCGCACGGTCGCTGA
- a CDS encoding D-alanyl-D-alanine carboxypeptidase family protein codes for MVAALTLTAALVTVGPTPAAAAEIPCPKPKIAKPSAPPRPAPPADDPVAMRVGGDALATHGLVIPAGARQPPAVTATTWMVADLDTGEVLGACGPHVHQTPASVQKTLLAATAIDRLDPRQKVRIVPSDLDIEPNSSAVGIVVGGTYPISTLWLGLLLNSGNDAANALARMAGGGGADGVARTVAAMNAKARELGAFQTHAVTPSGLDGKGQFTSSYDLALIARVCFANADFRKYVLTRTARMPAQPARKVAGFQFQNENKLIYNYPGAMGGKTGFTTVARHSYVGAAQRGGRRLVVTLLGAEARPMRGWQQGAALLDWGFAQPRGSSVGHLVTPAEVAAPTGDPATEKATTGAAGTAATPPTGPRGLPVLAAVAVAVALAALPLLLLLVQRRRRRLDG; via the coding sequence ATGGTGGCCGCGCTGACGCTGACCGCCGCACTCGTCACCGTTGGGCCGACACCGGCCGCCGCCGCGGAGATCCCCTGCCCGAAACCGAAGATCGCCAAGCCGAGCGCCCCGCCGCGGCCGGCCCCGCCGGCCGACGACCCGGTGGCGATGCGGGTCGGCGGCGACGCGCTGGCCACCCACGGTTTGGTGATCCCGGCCGGCGCCAGGCAGCCGCCCGCGGTCACCGCGACCACCTGGATGGTGGCCGACCTGGACACCGGCGAGGTGCTCGGGGCGTGTGGCCCGCACGTCCACCAGACCCCGGCCAGCGTGCAGAAGACACTGCTCGCGGCGACCGCCATCGACCGGCTCGACCCGCGGCAGAAGGTCCGGATCGTACCGAGCGACCTGGACATCGAGCCGAACAGCTCGGCGGTCGGGATCGTGGTCGGCGGCACCTATCCGATCTCGACGCTCTGGCTGGGCCTGCTGCTCAACTCCGGCAACGACGCGGCGAACGCGCTGGCCCGGATGGCCGGCGGGGGCGGGGCGGACGGTGTCGCCCGGACGGTGGCCGCGATGAACGCCAAGGCCCGGGAGCTGGGCGCGTTCCAGACACATGCGGTCACCCCGTCCGGATTGGACGGCAAGGGCCAGTTCACCAGCTCGTACGATCTCGCCCTGATCGCCCGGGTGTGTTTCGCCAACGCCGACTTCCGCAAGTACGTGCTGACCCGGACCGCGCGGATGCCCGCCCAGCCGGCCCGCAAGGTGGCCGGCTTCCAGTTCCAGAACGAGAACAAGCTGATCTACAACTATCCCGGCGCGATGGGCGGCAAGACCGGGTTCACCACGGTCGCCCGGCACAGCTACGTGGGCGCCGCCCAGCGCGGCGGGCGACGACTGGTGGTCACCCTGCTCGGCGCCGAGGCCCGCCCGATGCGCGGCTGGCAGCAGGGCGCGGCGCTGCTGGACTGGGGTTTCGCACAGCCGCGCGGCTCGTCGGTCGGGCACCTGGTCACCCCGGCGGAGGTGGCCGCGCCGACCGGCGACCCGGCCACGGAGAAGGCGACCACCGGCGCGGCCGGGACCGCCGCGACGCCGCCGACCGGGCCGCGCGGGCTGCCCGTGCTCGCCGCCGTCGCGGTTGCCGTGGCGCTGGCCGCCCTGCCGCTCCTGCTGCTGCTCGTCCAGCGCCGGCGCCGCCGCCTGGACGGTTGA
- a CDS encoding DUF456 domain-containing protein: MDLSDSGAAVNLVAGLVIAAGVLGVLLPVLPGLLLTWGGVLFWALLSDAGGPVRWLVLALATVIAGAGAVTKFLWPGRKLSDSGVPGPTLLAGGVTGLVGFFVVPVVGLVLGFLLGVYLVEAARLGAGRAWPSTRRALAAVGLSLLVELAAALGIAVVWVFGLILG; the protein is encoded by the coding sequence ATGGATCTGAGCGACAGCGGCGCGGCCGTGAACCTCGTCGCCGGGCTGGTGATCGCCGCCGGGGTGCTCGGGGTGCTGCTGCCGGTGCTTCCCGGCCTGCTGCTGACCTGGGGCGGGGTGCTGTTCTGGGCGCTGCTGTCGGATGCCGGCGGGCCGGTGCGGTGGCTGGTCCTGGCGCTGGCCACGGTGATCGCCGGGGCCGGGGCGGTGACCAAGTTCTTGTGGCCGGGCCGCAAGCTCTCCGACAGCGGGGTGCCGGGGCCGACGCTGCTGGCCGGTGGCGTGACCGGCCTGGTCGGCTTCTTCGTGGTTCCGGTGGTCGGCCTGGTGCTCGGCTTCCTGCTCGGTGTCTACCTGGTGGAGGCAGCCCGGCTGGGCGCCGGGCGGGCGTGGCCGTCGACCCGCCGGGCGCTGGCCGCGGTCGGGCTGTCCCTGCTGGTGGAGTTGGCCGCGGCGCTCGGCATCGCGGTGGTCTGGGTCTTCGGCCTGATCCTGGGCTAG
- a CDS encoding sigma-70 family RNA polymerase sigma factor, translating into MTSTVTTAADLAADTAPVTPVLSAAEQEELIRTHMPLVGHLVRDMLSRIPNHIHRDDLTSAGLHALVTAARGWDPQRGVPFHRFAGTRIRGALLDELRSLDWATRSVRSKARNTDVTRQSLTTTLGRTPTPEELAQALGTTTTELHQTDTDVQRATVLSLQGFTTSSADDLVTEPTPGPEEMLLRREQIGYLHHAIGSLPERLQTVVTEYFLQERPMAEIAKDLGVTESRVSQLRAEALSLLRDGLNTHLDPELAPVPENPESITARRRASYYANIANNTSMRSRLAMTNANGHTAIGRGLRPTAA; encoded by the coding sequence ATGACCAGCACCGTGACGACCGCTGCCGACCTCGCCGCCGACACCGCTCCCGTGACGCCGGTGCTCTCCGCCGCCGAGCAGGAGGAGCTGATCCGCACGCACATGCCGCTGGTCGGCCACCTGGTGCGGGACATGCTCAGCCGGATCCCCAACCACATCCACCGCGACGACCTGACCAGCGCCGGCCTGCACGCCCTGGTCACCGCCGCCCGCGGCTGGGACCCGCAGCGCGGGGTGCCGTTCCACCGCTTCGCCGGCACCCGGATCCGCGGCGCCCTGCTGGACGAGCTGCGCTCGCTGGACTGGGCGACCCGCTCGGTACGGTCCAAGGCCCGCAACACCGATGTGACGCGGCAGAGCCTGACCACCACGCTGGGACGTACGCCGACGCCGGAGGAGCTGGCGCAGGCGCTCGGCACCACCACCACCGAGCTGCACCAGACCGACACCGACGTGCAGCGCGCGACGGTCCTGTCGCTGCAGGGCTTCACCACCAGCAGCGCCGACGACCTGGTCACCGAGCCCACCCCGGGCCCGGAGGAGATGCTGCTGCGCCGCGAGCAGATCGGGTACCTGCACCACGCGATCGGCTCCCTGCCGGAGCGCCTGCAGACCGTGGTGACCGAGTACTTCCTGCAGGAGCGCCCGATGGCGGAGATCGCCAAGGACCTCGGCGTCACCGAGTCCCGCGTCTCCCAGCTGCGCGCCGAGGCGCTGTCGCTGCTGCGCGACGGCCTGAACACCCACCTCGACCCGGAGCTGGCCCCGGTGCCGGAGAACCCGGAGAGCATCACCGCCCGCCGCCGCGCGTCGTACTACGCCAACATCGCCAACAACACCTCCATGCGCAGCCGGCTGGCGATGACCAACGCGAACGGCCACACCGCCATCGGCCGCGGCCTGCGCCCGACGGCGGCCTGA
- a CDS encoding class I SAM-dependent methyltransferase, whose product MPDDLFAHPRLAPLYDAFDSDRGDLPAYLEIVEALDPGHVVDVGCGTGTLATLLAGTGRTVTGVDPAAASLHVARAKPTASPVTWLHGGAGELPAVWGARPPADLALMTGNVAQVFLTDDDWAAALRGIHRVLRSGGHLVFEARRPEFRAWREWAADTAPVLRDVPGVGLVERHFGGLHVRLPLVSFRYEFHFHADRTVLTSDSTLRFRSRDEIAESLRTAGFDVLEVRDAPDRPGRENVFLAQRAR is encoded by the coding sequence ATGCCCGACGACCTGTTCGCCCATCCACGGCTCGCGCCGCTCTACGACGCCTTCGACAGCGACCGCGGCGATCTGCCCGCCTACCTGGAGATTGTCGAGGCCCTGGACCCGGGGCACGTCGTCGACGTCGGCTGCGGCACCGGGACGCTCGCCACGCTCCTGGCCGGGACCGGCCGGACGGTGACCGGCGTGGACCCGGCGGCGGCGTCGCTGCACGTGGCGCGGGCGAAACCGACCGCTTCGCCGGTCACCTGGCTGCACGGCGGAGCCGGCGAGCTGCCGGCCGTGTGGGGTGCCCGGCCGCCGGCCGACCTGGCGCTGATGACCGGGAACGTGGCCCAGGTGTTCCTCACCGACGACGACTGGGCCGCCGCACTGCGCGGCATCCACCGGGTGCTGCGGTCCGGCGGGCACCTGGTCTTCGAGGCCCGGCGACCGGAGTTCCGCGCCTGGCGGGAGTGGGCCGCCGACACCGCGCCGGTCCTCCGCGACGTCCCGGGGGTCGGCCTGGTCGAGCGGCATTTCGGCGGTCTGCACGTGCGGCTGCCGCTGGTCTCGTTCCGCTACGAGTTCCACTTCCATGCCGACCGGACGGTGCTGACCTCGGACTCGACCCTGCGGTTCCGGTCCCGCGACGAGATCGCGGAGTCGCTGCGCACGGCCGGGTTCGACGTGCTGGAGGTGCGGGACGCCCCGGACCGGCCGGGCCGGGAGAACGTCTTCCTGGCACAGCGCGCCCGCTGA